In Streptomyces sp. TLI_146, the genomic stretch ATGGGCGAGCGGTACGACGTGCTGGTCACGGCGGGCGACGGGGTGTTCCCGCTGGTGGCGCGGGCCGAGGGGAAGAAGGCGGCGGCGCTGGCGGTGCTGCGCACCGGCGGCGGGGCCGCGCCCGACGCCTCCGTACGCCCCAAGGAGCTGACCGGGCGGCTGCTCACAGCCGAGAAGCTCGCGCCGGACGCCTCCGTGGCGCTGCCCTCGAAGGCGCCCGACCGGACGGTGAGGCTGACGCTGACCGGCGGGATGGCGAAGTACGACTGGGCCTTCGACGGGAAGCCGTACCGGCCGGACGCGCGCCACCCCGTCCAGGCAGGCGAGCGGGTGCGGCTGGTCTTCGCCAACACGACGTCGATGTGGCACCCGGTGCATCTGCACGGCCACACGTTCGCGCTGGCGGGCGGCGCGGGCGGGGCCCGCAAGGACACGGCGGTAGTGCGGCCGAAGCAGACGCTGACCGTGGACTTCGACGCGGACAACCCGGGCCTGTGGATGGTCCACTGCCACAACGTCTACCACTCGGAGGCCGGGATGATGACGGTCCTCGGCTACCGGAAGTAGCCCCGCCGGTGGGGTGGAGCGGGGTGCCGCGCCCTCGCTCCACCCCCCATCGCGTCGCTTTGACGATTACACTGGCGGGGTGCCTCAACTACGTCTCGCTCTGAATCAGATCGACTCGACCGTCGGCGACATCGCCGCGAACGCCGAGGCGATCGTGCACTGGACCCGGCACTGTGCCGAGCAGGGCGCGCACCTCGCCGCCTTCCCCGAGATGATGCTCACCGGCTACCCCGTCGAGGACCTGGCGCTGCGCTCCTCGTTCGTCGAGGCCTCCCGGCAGGCGCTGACCGCTCTGGCGGCGCGGCTGGCCGCCGAGGGCCTCGGGGAGCTGCCGGTGATCGTCGGCTACCTCGACCGGTCGGCCGACCGGCCCCGCTACGGCCAGCCCGCGGGCGCCCCGCGCAACGCGGGAGCGGTGCTGCACCGCGGCGAGGTGGTGCTCCGGTACGCCAAGCACCACCTGCCCAACTACGGCGTCTTCGACGAGTTCCGGTACTTCGTGCCGGGCGACACCCTGCCCGTGATCCGGGTCCACGGCGTCGACGTGGCCCTGGCGATCTGCGAGGACCTCTGGCAGGACGGCGGGCGCGTCCCGGCCACCCGGTCGGCCGGGGCCGGGCTGCTGGTCTCGATCAACGCCTCGCCGTACGAGCAGAACAAGGACGACACCCGCCTCGAACTGGTCCGCAAGCGGGCCCAGGAGGCCGGGTGCACCACCGCCTACCTGGCGATGGTCGGCGGCCAGGACGAGCTGGTCTTCGACGGCGACTCGATCGTCGTGGACCGCGGCGGCGAGGTCGTCGCCCGCGCCCCGCAGTTCTCCGAGGGCGGTGTGCTGCTCGACCTGGAGCTGCCCGCCGCGGGCCCGGTCCCGTCCGGGACGGTCGACGACGGGCTACGGATCGAGCACGTGATCCTCTCCGAGGAGCCCGTCCCGGCGTACGAGCCGGAGCTCACCGGCGGACAGGCCGAGCGCCTCGACGACGACGAGGAGGTGTACTCGGCGCTGGTCACGGGCCTGCGCGCGTATGTGTCCAAGAACGGCTTCCGGTCCGTCCTGATCGGTCTGTCCGGCGGCATCGACTCGGCGCTGGTCGCCGCGATCGCCTGCGACGCGCTCGGCGCGGAGAACGTGTACGGCGTGTCGATGCCGTCCAAGTACTCCTCGGAGCACTCCAGGGGCGACGCGGCCGAGCTGGCCCGCCGCACCGGGCTGAACCTGCGCACGGTGAGCATCGAGCCGATGTTCACCGCCTACATGGTCTCGCTGGGGCTCACCGGGCTCGCCGAGGAGAACCTCCAGTCGCGGCTGCGCGGCACCATGCTGATGGCGATCTCCAACCAGGAGGGCCATCTGGTGCTCGCGCCGGGCAACAAGTCCGAGCTGGCGGTGGGGTACTCGACCCTGTACGGCGACTCGGTCGGGGCGTACGGCCCGATCAAGGACGTCTACAAGACGGCCGTGTTCCGCCTCGCCAACTGGCGCAACAAGGCGGCGGCCGACCGGGGCGAGGTCCCGCCCATCCCGGAGAACTCGATCACCAAGCCGCCCAGCGCCGAGCTGCGCCCGGACCAGGTCGACACGGACTCGCTGCCGGATTACGCGGTCCTGGACGCGATCCTGGCGATGTACGTCGACCGCGACCAGGGCCGCGAGGCGATCGTGGCGGCGGGGTTCGACGCGGAGCTGGTGGCGCGGACGCTGCGGCTCGTCGACACCGCCGAGTACAAGCGGCGCCAGTACCCGCCGGGCACCAAGATCTCCGCGAAGGGCTTCGGCAAGGACCGGCGACTGCCGATCACCAACCGGTGGCGCGAGTCGGTCTGAACCCGGGCGCCCGGCCCCGACCCCGGCCCCCTGGCCTCAGATCTTCAGCCGCGCCGCGATCGGCAGGTGGTCGCTGGGCGTCCGGCCCAGGGTCCACGAGGACTTCGGCTCGACGCCCTTGACCATGATCTGGTCGATCCGGGCCATCGGGAACGACGCGGGCCAGGTGAAGCCGAAGCCGTTGCCCGCCGCGCCCTGGGTGGAGCGCATCTGCGAGGTGATGTTGTTCAGGGCGCGGTCGTTCATGGTGCCGTTGAGGTCGCCGAGCAGGACGACCTTCTTGAGCGGGTCGCCGGCGATGGCGTCGCCCAGGGCGTCCGCGCTGGCGTCCCGCTGGCGCGCGGTGAACCCGGCGCTGAGCTTCACCCGGACCGAGGGCATGTGCGCCACGTACACCTTCACCTGGCCGGCGGGGGTGCTCACGGTGGCGCGCATGGCGCGGGTCCAGCCCATCTTGATGTCGACCGGCTCGGCGTCGCTCAGCGGGAACTTCGACCACAGGCCCACCGTGCCCTGCACCGAGTGGTGCGGATAGGTCCCGTTCAGCGCCTTCTCGTACGCGCCGACCGCGCTGCCGGGCAGCTCCTCCAGGGCGAGGACGTCGGCGCCGGAGGCGATGAGCTGACGGGCGGTGCCGGCCGGGTCGGGGTTGTCGGCGTTCACGTTGTGCGTGGCGACGACCAGGTTGCCGCCCTTGCTCTCCTTGTCGGTGAGCAGCCCGCCGAAGAGATTGAGCCAGACGACCGCCGGGAGGACCAGGGCGATCAGCGCGGTCGCCGAGCGGCGCCACAGCGCGAGGCCGAGGAGCACCGGGACGAACACGCCCAGCCACGGCAGGAAGGTTTCCGTGAGGCTGCCCAGGTTGCCGATCCGGTTGGGGATCTTCGCGTGGACCAGCATGACCAGGGCGATCAGCACCGCGAGCCCGGCCAGGACCAGGCCCCGCCGCCAGATGCCGGGATCCCCCTGCCAGCCGTCGAGCAGGCGCCGGACCCGGGATCCGGAGCGCTCGCCCTCCGCGCTGCCGTTCCCCGTCTCCGCCACGTACGCCCGCGTCATACCGTCGTCCTCACTGCCTTGCCGTTCGTACTCCGCCGCCCTGATGACCCTAGGCGATGGAGGGCGGCTTTCCCTTGCCCCGTACTGCCTCGATGACGACAGGGCGCCGCGCGGGGTTCCAGCGGGTCACGGCCGCGGGGGTGGCTGTGACAAAACGCGCATATTTGCCAGGTGGGTGGTTTAAAGGTCATGTATTTGCGTGACTGAGGCACCCACTTCCCGTCGGCGGGGGTGGGATGCCACCATGGAAGTGGTCCGGAGACGCCGTCAGGGCGCTTCGAGATGACGAACAGGAGCCGTTGCGATGACGCAACAACTTAAGGCTGCGCAGAATCCGCCCGTAGAACGTTCCGACAGCAGCAAGGCGCTGTACGGGGGCAAGTCCACGCGCCGCGTCACGATCCACGACATCGCCGCCGCCAAGGCCCGGGGCGAGAAGTGGCCCATGCTCACCGCGTACGACGCGATGACCGCGTCCGTCTTCGACGAGGCCGGGATCCCGGTGCTCCTCGTGGGCGACTCGATGGGCAACTGCCACCTGGGCTACGACACGACCGTCCCGGTCACGCTCGACGAGATCGCCATGCTGTCCGCCGCCGTCGTACGGGGCACCAAGCGCGCCCTCGTCGTCGCGGACCTGCCGTTCGGCACCTACCAGGAGGGCCCGGTGCAGGCGCTGCGCAGCGCCACCCGCCTGATCAAGGAGACGGGCGTCGGGGCCGTCAAGCTGGAGGGCGGCGAGCGCTCGCTGGCCCAGACCGAGCTGCTGGTGCAGTCCGGCATCCCGGTCATGTCCCACCTGGGCCTGACCCCGCAGTCCGTGAACGCCATGGGCTACCGGGTGCAGGGCCGCTCCGACGAGGCCGCGCACCAGCTGCTGCGCGACGCGAAGGCGGCGGAGTCCGCGGGCGCGTTCGCGGTGGTGCTCGAACTCGTCCCCGCGGAGGTCGCGGCGGAGATCACGCGCTCGCTGCACATCCCCACCGTGGGGATCGGGGCGGGCGTCGAGTGCGACGCGCAGGTGCTGGTGTACACGGACATGGTGGGGCTCACCGGGGGGAAGGTGCCGCGGTTCACGAAGCAGTACGCGGATATGCGCCGGGTCCTCGGTGACGCGGCCAAGGAGTTCGCAGGCGAGGTCGTGGGCGGGGCGTTCCCGGCGGAGGAGCACACGTTCCACTGAGCGCGCCGCTCGGGGAATGCAGTCATTTCGGCTGCGGACCGGCCTTGGCTGGTCGCGCAGTTCCCCGCGCCCCTAAGGGGCACGGCAGCCCGTCGGCACTTCGTGTCGGCGGGCTGTCGGCGTCTGTAGGTCGTCTGTCGGTGGATTGTCGGTGGCGGCTGGCACCTTGGGGGCATGACGCGAATCGACAACAACCCCGAAGGCGGCGCGGCCAACGCCGTCACGGTGCGGGGGCTGGTGAAGCACTTCGGCGACACCAAGGCGCTGGACGGCGTGGACCTGGACGTCCGCGAGGGCACGGTCCTCGGAGTCCTGGGGCCCAACGGCGCCGGCAAGACCACCCTCGTCCGCTGCCTGTCCACCCTGATCGTGCCGGACGCCGGCACTGCCACCGTCGCCGGGTACGACGTGGTGAAGCAGCCCCGCCAGCTGCGCCGCACCATAGGCCTCACCGGGCAGTACGCCTCGGTGGACGAGAAGCTGTCGGGCTGGGAGAACCTGTACATGATCGGGCGGCTGCTCGATCTGTCCCGCAAGGACGCCCGGGCCCGCGCCGACGAGCTCCTGGAGCGGTTCTCGCTCACCGAGGCCGCCAAGCGGCCCGCGATGAACTACTCGGGAGGCATGCGCCGCCGCCTCGACCTCGCGGCCTCCATGATCGGCAACCCGGCCGTGCTCTATCTGGACGAGCCGACCACCGGTCTCGACCCGCGCACCCGCAACGAGGTGTGGGACGAGGTCCAGCGGATGGTGGCCGAGGGCGCCACCGTGCTGCTCACCACCCAGTACATGGAAGAGGCCGAGCAGCTGGCGAACCAGCTGACGGTCATCGACCGCGGCAAGGTCATCGCCAACGGCGGCATCAACGAGCTGAAGGCGAAGGTCGGCGGCCGCACCCTGCAGATCCGGCCCACCGACCCGGCCCAGCTGGGCGCGATGGCCCGCGCCATCACCGAGGCCGGTCTGGACGGGGTCTCCGGCACCCAGGCGGTCCCCGACGAGGGCCTGCTGAACGTGCCGATCCTCAGCGACGAGCAGCTGACCGCGGTGGTCGGCCTGCTGGGCGCCCGCGGCTTCGGCATCGCCCACATAGGCACCCATCTGCCCAGCCTGGACGAGGTGTTCCTGGCCATCACCGGCCAGAAGCCCACCCTCCAGGAGTCCGAGAGCGACGACACGATCGAGGAGGTCGCGGCATGAGCACCGCCACCACCGCCGAGGCCGCCCGCACGAAGGCGCCGACCGGCATCCGCCCGCCCGTCACGGACGCCGACGGCCGGATCGGCCCGCGCGCCAATCTGCGCCACATAGGCGCCCTGGTGCGCCGCAACGCGCTCCAGATCAAGCAGGACCCGGAGTCGATGTTCGACGCCGTGTTCATGCCGATCATCTTCACCCTGCTGTTCGTGTACGTGTTCGGCGGCGCCGTCTCCGGCAAGGGCAACCAGGGCGAGTACGTCAACTACCTGATCCCGGGCCTGATGGCGATGCAGGGCCTGAACATCGCGATGGCGGTGGGCACCGGCATCAACGACGACTTCAAGAAGGGCGTCATGGACCGGTTCCGGACCATGCCGATCGCCCGGTCGTCGGTCCTGATCGCCAAGATCGTGGTGGAGATCGGCCGCATGATGGTCGCCACCTCGATCCTGCTCGTCATGGGCTTCATCCTCGGCCTGTCCATCCACACCTCGGTGCTCGAACTGCTCGCGGCGGTCGGTCTGTCGCTGGTGTTCGGCGCCTCGCTGATGTGGATCTTCATCCTGCTCGGTCTCACCATGAAGACGGCCCAGGCCGTCCAGGGAGTGGCGATGCTGGTGCTGATGCCGCTGCAGTTCGGCTCGTCGATCTTCGCGAAGCCGACCACGATGCCGGGCTGGCTGCAGACCTTCACGGACTACAACCCGCTCTCCAACCTCGCGGACGCCGCCCGCAACCTGGTCAACGGCGGCCCGGTCGCCCACTCGGCGCTGATGACGCTGGGCTGGGCGGTCGCGATCACCGCGATCACGGCCCCCCTGGCGGTAGCCAAGTTCCGCAAGCGGACGTGATGTTGACGGTTCGCCAGATCTGACATCAGTCCCGTTCGCGTTGTGCCAGGGCGGCGGCCTCCTCCAGGGAGAGGCCGCCGCCCTCGGCGTACGCGGCGTCGTAGGCGGCGCCGTCGAGACGTGAGCGGACCAGCGCCTCCACCTTCGCCCGCTGCTCCACCTCCATGGGCGTGGCGAAGTGGACCGACGGCATCAGGGCGTCGTGCGCGCCGACCAGGCGCGCGGCGTCGGCGGCGGTCCCGCTGCCCGGCTGTGTGAGACCCGCCCACGACCAGGCGACGGAGAGCAGATGCACCGGGATCATCTGGGGCGCGACCATCTGGGACATCGGCTCCACGGCCCGGGCCAGCGCGGCGCGGGCGTCCGCCAGGCCCTTGGCGTAGGCGCCCTCCAGGTTCTCCAGCCAGGCCCGGATGCCGAGCACGAAGCCCTCGAAGAGCGAGAGATTGCTCGACTTGAACTCCTCCAGCATCAGCACGATCTGCTCCCGCGCCTCCGGGATCCGGTCGGTGCGGCCCAGCCACATCGACAGGAACAGCCGGGCGGCGGGCTGCGCCTCGTACCCCGCCTGGCGGCCCGCGGCGAGGATCTCGCGCAGCATCGCCTCGCCGCGCTCGCCCTCGCCGGTCTCGATCAGCACCGACGCCAGGCGCGCCTTCAGGAGCGAGACCTGCGCCTGGGCGCCGAGCCGTTCGGCATACCGCACGGCCTCGGCGTAGTCCTCGGCCGCCAGCGCGTACTGGCCGCGCCGCTCCCGGGCCTCTCCGCGCGCGGAGAGCGCCTCGGCGGCGCCCCAGTCGTCGCCGAGGCGCCGGAAGATGGCGAGGCCCGCGTCGGCGTCGCGGGTCGCCTCACCGGCCCAGTCGCTGCGGTTGGCGAGGACGTTGGCCCGCATCTGGAGGGCGTTGGCGAGCTCCCACTCGTAACCGAGCTCCTCACAGGCCAGCACGGTCGCGTCGAGGAGTTCCTTGAGCTTGCCGGAGTCGCTGACCAGGATCACCGGGAAGAACCAGAGCGCGCCGGGCATCCGGCAGGTCTGCGGCAGCCCCGGCCGGTAGACGCCCACGATGGCGCGCAGATACTCCCGCGCCTGAGGCGTCGTCCAGTTGTCGGCGGTGTGGTCCATGGAGGCGAGCAGGAACAGCCGCACCCCGCGCCGCGCCTCCTGGAGCACCTCGGGCTCCATCGGCGGCGGGCTGTCGGTGCAGCGCGAGTGGACCGGCGGCGCGGGCTCGGCGGGCGGCGCGAACGGGTCGGGGCCGAGGTCCGCGGCCGCCTGGGACCAGTGGCGGGACTCGCCGCGCAGATCGCGCATGTGCCAGTACGAGCCCAGCGCGTGCACCATGCACAGCACCTCCTGCTCGTCGGCGAGGTCGACGGCCCGGCGCAGCGCGGTGCGCAGGTTCTCGTACTCCCGCTCCAGGAGCTCGACCGCGGCGCGCTGGCCGCGGCCGCGCAGCCGCGGGTCGGTGGTCCGGGCCAGCTCCCGGTAGTGCACGAGGTGGCGGCGCTCGGTGGCGCCCCGGTCCCCGGCGTCGTCGAGCCGCTCTCCCGCGTACTCGGCGACGGTCTCCAGGAGCCGGTAGCGCATCTCGCCGCCGTCCCCGGGCGCGGCGACGACCAGCGACTTGTCGACGAGGGAGCCGAGCAGCGGGGCGACGTCGGCGGCGGCGACACCGGCCGGGCCGTCCGCGCAGACCTCCTCCGCCGCCGCCAGGACGCAGCCGCCCGCGAAGACGGAGAGGCGGCGCAGGACCGTGCGCTCCGGTTCCTCCAGCAGGTCCCAGGACCAGTCGACGACCGCGCGCAGGGTCTGCTGGCGCGGCAGTACGGTCCGGCTGCCGCTGGTCAGCAGGCGGAACCGGTCGTCGAGCCGGTCCGCGATCTGACGGGGCGTCAACATGCGGAGGCGGGCGGCGGCGAGCTCCACCGCCAGCGGCAGTCCGTCCAGGCGGCGGCAGATCTCGGCGGCCGCCCCCGGGTCGTCCTCCACCCGGAAGCCCGGCCGGGCCGCCGCGCCCCGGTCCGCGAGCAGCCGCAGCGCCACCGGCCCCGGCAGCGGCTCCACCGGCCGCACCACCTCGCCCGGCACGCCCAGCGGCTCCCGGCTGGTGGCCAGGATGGTCAGCCCCGGGCAGCGCGCCAGCAGATACTCCGCGAGCCCGGCGGCGGCGTCGACGACATGCTCGCAGTTGTCCAGGAGCAGCAGCATCCGGCGGCGCTCGCAGTGCGCGGCGAGGTGGACGAGCGGGTCGCCGCCGGCGCGGTCGGCGGCCCGCAGCTCCTCGGCGCCGGCGCCGTGCAGCACGGTCTCGCGCGCGCCGACCGAGGTGAGGACGGCGGCGGGCACGGCCGCCGGGTCGGCGACCGGGGCGAGCTCGGCCAGCCACACCCCGTCGGGCCAGCCGTCCCCGGCCGCGCCCACGGCCTCGGCGGCCTCCTGGGAGAGCCGGGTCTTCCCGGCCCCGCCGGGCCCGAGCAGCGTCACCAGACGGGCGCCGCCCAGGTCGCCCCGGATCGCCTCGATGTCGGCCTCGCGCCCTACGAAGGAGGTGAGCCGCGCGCGCAGGTTGCCGCGGGCGGCGGGGCGGGCGGGGGGCGGCTCGGCGGCGGGCGCGTCCGGCGTGCGCAGCAACTCCTCGTGCAGCGCCCGCAGTTCGGGGCCCGGGTCGGCGCCGAGGCGGTCGGCCAGGGTGCGGCGCACGTCCTCGTACGCGGCGAGGGCCTCGGCCGTGCGGCCCGCCGCGCGCAGGGCGCGGATGCGCAGGGCGTGCAGCGGCTCGTCGAGCGGGTGGGCGGCGCAGAGCGCGGCCAGTTCGGGCAGCGCCTCGTCGGCCCGGCCGAGCGCCAGGGCCGCGGCGAGGCGGGCCCGGCGGGCGTCGAGGCGGCGGGCCTCCCAGCGGGCCGCCTCGGCCGCCCGGTCGGGCAGGTCGGCCAGGACGGGCCCGGTCCACAGCGCGAGGGCGTCGTCGAGCCGGGTCAGGGCCTTCGCCGGGTCGCCCTGCTCCAGGGCGCGGCTCCCGTCCCCGGCCAGCCGCTCGAAGCGGTACAGGTCGATGTCGTCCGGCTCGGCGTCCAGGCGGTAGCCGCCGCCCTCCACCGAGGCGATCGCGGTGTGCCCCACCGCCCGCCGCAGCCGCCCGACCAGCGCCTGGAGCGCACCGGCCGCGTCGGCGGGCGGCTCGCCGTTCCACACCTCGTCGACGAGGAGGCCGACCGGGACCGTACGGCCGGGGCGCAGGGCGAGCACCGTCAACAGGGCGCGCAGCCGCGCCCCGCCGACGGCGACCGCCGTTCCGTCGGGGTTCAACAGCTGGGTGGGGCCGATAATCCGGTAGCGCACGGCCCCATTCTCCGCGACGTGCGCCGCCCCCGTGCCCCCGCCCGCCAACTCCCGGCCAAGCGCCGGTGGCCAGGGGTGGAACTCGTACGGGATCGCCGGACGTTCTCGGGGTATCACCTGTACGGTCGGGGCCGTCCGACCGCACCCCCACCCCCGGGAGCCCCGCACATGGCCACCGCCACCTCGCGCCGCAGCGACCGGAGGATCAGCCCGGTCTTCCTGGGGATCGCCGCCGTCACCGCGGTCGCCGGATGGGCGGTGTGGACGGGGTTCTCGAACGCGCCGGGCTTCGCCGTCTTCCTCTTCGTGACGGGCGCCTGGGTCGTCTCCCTGTGCCTGCACGAGTACGCGCACGCCCGCACCGCGCTGCACGGCGGCGACATCTCGGTGGGCGCCAAGGGCTATCTGACGCTCAACCCGCTGAAGTACACGCACGCGATGCTGTCGATCGTGCTGCCGGTCATCTTCGTGATCATGGGCGGCATCGGTCTGCCCGGCGGCGCCGTCTTCATCGAGCACGGCCGGATCCGGGGCCGCTGGAAGCACAGCCTGATCGCGGCGGCGGGCCCGCTCACCAACGTGCTGTTCGCGGTGGTCTGCACGGCCCCGTTCTGGCTGCACGCGCTGGACGGCGTCCCCGCCGGGTTCCGGTACGCGCTGGCGTTCCTGGCGCTGCTCCAGGTGACGGCGGCGATCCTGAACTTCCTGCCGGTCCCGGGCCTCGACGGGTACGGGGTGATCGAGCCGTGGCTGTCGCACGGCATCCGCCGCCAGATCGAGCCGTTCGCGCCCTTCGGGCTGCTCGCGGTCTTCGCGTTCCTGTGGCTGCCGTCGGTGAACAACGTGTTCTTCGACGCCATCCACTCGATCCTGCGCGGGCTCGGCGTCACCGAGTGGGACACCTACTGGGGCCAGCGCCTCTACCGCTTCTGGCAGGGCACCCCGGACATCCCGTCGCTCACCGGCTGACGGCGGCGGCCCGCCGCGCGTCGGCCTTCGCCTTGCGCAGGTAGTACCAGGCCATGTTGGAGGAGAGCCCGGCGAGCAGGATCCAGACGACGCCGGTCCAGTTGCCCTGGACGAAGGAGACCACAGCGGCGGCGACCGCGAGGGCGCAGACGACGAGGGCGTACAGAGCGAGGCGGGGCATGGGGGTCGGCTCCTGTCCGGGTACGGCGCTGATGCCCGTCCAGTGTCCCCCATGCCCCGGCCGGAGCTACACGTCGGTCACACGCAGCCCGGCGTGCGCCTTGTAGCGGCGGTTCACCGAGATCAGGTTGGCGACCAGCGACTCCACCTGGTGGGCATTGCGCAGCCGCCCCGCGAAGACACCCCGCATCCCCGGGATCCGGGCGGCCAGCGCCTGCACCAGGTCGGTGTCAGCACGGCTCTCGCCGAGCACCATCACATCGGTGTCGATCTCCTCGATGGAGGCGTCCTGGAGGAGCACCGCCGAGAGGTGGTGGAAGGCGGCGGTGACCCGCGAGTCCGGCAGCAGGGCGGCGGCCTGCTCGGCGGCGCTGCCCTCCTCGGGCTTGAGGGCGTACGCGCCCTTCTTGTCGAAGCCCAGCGGGTTGACGCAGTCGACGACCAGCTTGCCCGCGAGCTCCTCGCGCAGCGCCTCCAGCGTCTTGGCGTGCCCGTCCCACGGCACCGCGACGATCACGATGTCGCTGCGGCGCGCGCACTCGGCGTTGTCCGCGCCCTCCACCCCGAGGCCCAGCTCGTCGGCGGCGGCCCGGGCCCGCTCGGCGGCCCGCGAGCCGATGATCACCTTCTGGCCCGCCCGGGCCAGCCGGTAGGCGAGCCCGCGGCCCTGGTCGCCGGTGCCACCGAGCACGCCGACGACAAGCCCGGAGACGTCGGGCAGGTCCCAGGGGTCCTTGGCGGCGGGCTTCGGGGTGTTCGCGGCGCTGTCAGTCGAAGTCATGGAGCCGACCTTACGCCGCGCCCTACCGGCAGGTAGACCCCTGGTGCGCCTGCTCCCGTTCGGGTGAGGAGTGACCGTTGCGGCCCGCCGGGGCGCGCGGTGCGGCAGGATGCCGGGCCATGGATGCCGTACGCGTCGCACTGTTGCGGGAAGTCCTCGCGGGGACCGAGTGGCTGCGGGGCACCCGCCGGTTCGCGGGGGTGCTGCGGGGGTCGGTGGTGCCGAACGGCGGCGGGCTGCTGCTGGTGGGCACCGAGGCGTACGAGCCGTGGCACCTGGCGGCGCACCTCACCGACGAGGCCGCGTGGTCGGGGGTCCCCGAGCTCACCCCCACGCTCGTACGCCACCGGGTCGAGCCGGGCCGCGGCCCGCACCTGTCCGTGGGGCTCGGACGCCTCGCGGCGGCCGGACGGGGCGAGACGCTGCTCGTGGTGGCACCGGAGCGGCCCGACGGCGGCCTGCTGGAGCGGGTCCACGACGCCCGGCGGGCCGGGGCGCGGGTCCTGGCGCTCGACGGGGGCGACCCGGAGGTGCGGGGCCTGGTCCACGAGTCACTGACGGTGCCGCCGGGCGCGGAG encodes the following:
- a CDS encoding site-2 protease family protein, producing the protein MATATSRRSDRRISPVFLGIAAVTAVAGWAVWTGFSNAPGFAVFLFVTGAWVVSLCLHEYAHARTALHGGDISVGAKGYLTLNPLKYTHAMLSIVLPVIFVIMGGIGLPGGAVFIEHGRIRGRWKHSLIAAAGPLTNVLFAVVCTAPFWLHALDGVPAGFRYALAFLALLQVTAAILNFLPVPGLDGYGVIEPWLSHGIRRQIEPFAPFGLLAVFAFLWLPSVNNVFFDAIHSILRGLGVTEWDTYWGQRLYRFWQGTPDIPSLTG
- the npdG gene encoding NADPH-dependent F420 reductase; this encodes MTSTDSAANTPKPAAKDPWDLPDVSGLVVGVLGGTGDQGRGLAYRLARAGQKVIIGSRAAERARAAADELGLGVEGADNAECARRSDIVIVAVPWDGHAKTLEALREELAGKLVVDCVNPLGFDKKGAYALKPEEGSAAEQAAALLPDSRVTAAFHHLSAVLLQDASIEEIDTDVMVLGESRADTDLVQALAARIPGMRGVFAGRLRNAHQVESLVANLISVNRRYKAHAGLRVTDV